The DNA region CCGACTTAACCAACAATCAGCTGCTCGACATCATCGAAATTGTGAAGGATACCAAAATTGCAGGTGTAATCGCAACAAACACCACACTTTCACGTGAAGGTTTGAAATCTGAAAACCAAAAAGAAACAGGCGGACTCTCAGGAAAACCTTTGACCAAGCGCTCCACGGAAGTCATCCGTTTTCTCTCCGAAAAAAGCGGAAAAGCATTCCCTATTATCGGCGTCGGGGGAATTCACACTGCAGAAGATGCCCTGGAAAAACTGGAAGCTGGAGCAAGTCTGGTTCAGTTGTACACGGGATTTATTTATGAAGGACCGAAGTTGATTAGGAAAATCAATCAAAAACTTTTAGAAAAGGTTTAAAGATCGATGACCGAAGTCGGAAGACCGAAGAAAGCGAATAGTTTAAAAGTGATTTTCTTTTTAGTTATGAGAGGGGTGAATTAAATTATTTTAAACTGTTCCGCAACGCAACGATTTGATTCATCAATTGAAAAGCCGTGTCATAGTGGGAATCAAAAACTTCATCCGTAATATGTTTTCTGAATTTCGCTTTGTATAGGCAAGTTACAACCTCCGATATGGAACGTATTGCATATCCAAGAAATCTTCTGAATTCTGCATTGCTTTGTCCGACATAACCTTCAGAAATATTGAGAGCAATACTGTCAACAGCTCGTCTGATCTGGGAGGAAAGGTTATTTTTTTCGTGTTCGGGGAAACTTAGCGAAGTGTAATAGATTTTCTCCCCATACTCCAACGAAATCTGCCAAACTCTTAGTTTTTTAAATTTGAAACTCATGATATTATGTTTTTTTTGGTTATTAATTCTCAATCTTTCTCATCTTCGGACCTCGGTCCTCCGACTTCGGACTTTCTTCCGACCCCAAACTTTCTTCCGTCTTCGGACTTATATGAAGAAATTCGCCACCGTATAAATTACCAGTCCAACCAGACCGCCCACTAAAGTTCCGTTCACGCGGATAAACTGCAAATCTTTTCCGACTTCCAGTTCGAGTTTTCGCGAAAGTTCTTTTCCTTGCCAGTTTCCAACCGTCGAGCTGATTAAATCACCGAATTGGTGGGTGTTTTTTAAAATGTATTTATACGCCGTAACGCGGATCCAGTGATCGATTTTATATTGAAATTTTTCATCGGTTTGCAGATTTACTGAAAGTTCCGCTAGATTTTTCTTAAGGTAGTTTTTCAATGCAGATTGTTCTTCCTCCAGTTCTTTCGACAATGATTTTTTAATGGAATTCCAAATGTCCTTAGAATATTGGTTGAGTTTTTCCTCTTTCAGAAAATCGTTCTTAATGCCTCGAAATTCCTCCTCCCATTTCTCCTCCTGCTGAACTTCCTGTGAAAATGAATACAGTTTTTTCGTAATTTCACTTCGCAGTGAGTGGTTTGGATCATTCTCAACCTCGTCAAAATATCGGGAAAGTCCAGAAGTGATTTTCTCTGCAATCGCGTCGTCCACAAATTTGGGAACCAGGAAATAACTTTCCTTTTTTACCCGTTCTTTTACCATTTCCTGATTTTTTAGAACATATTCTTTAATCTGTTTTGAAAGATTGGTAATTAGTCGTTGATGATCATTTTTATCTAAAACATATTCGATCCCGTTTCCTACGATTTGATTGATTTTCAGGTCATCCGACATTTCTTTTGCTTTTTTGCCGATGAAGTTTACAACCGCAGAATCGTCGAGTTTATTTAGAATATCGAGAACAATATTCGAAAGTTCATTAACTAGATTTTCCTGATTCCGCTCTTTAGAAAGCCATTCTCCCACAAAACCCGAAACTTTAAGCTTCTGGATATACGGACGGATATTTTGAGGGGAAAGAAAATTGGAGACCACGAAATTTCCCAGGTTGTCGCCGATTTTTTCCTTGCTGTTTTCAATAAGGTTTGTGTGCGGAATTTTCAGTCCGAGCGGATGGTGAAATAGTGCGGTTACCGCAAACCAGTCCGCCAAAGCACCGACCATCGCCGCTTCTGAAAAGGCGCGGATGTATCCGATCCAGTGCGAATCATCAGATTTCTGCAAAATCGTCGTTACAATAAAAACCAGCGCCATCAGAACAAAAAGTCCCGTTGCGAACATTTTGTATTTCCTGAGCTGGATGCGTTTCTGTTCGTCGTTCATTGAAACAAAATTAGTAAATTTGGTTCGAAACAAGGGAGCGAGCAAAGCTCTTCATTCTCTTGCGGTGACCTTCATCATTAATGCGATTTCTTTTCTTAATATTGACATTCACATTTCTGCAAACTTGTTCGCAGACCCATCAACCTGTAAAATCATCAATAATGGAAAATTCCACTACAAAAAACAATCCATACTTCTCCAGAACCGACCGAACCAAACTGACGATACCCAATGAGGAATGGAAAAAAATCCTCGATCCCGAACTTTACGCCGTAGCGAGAGAAGCTGCCACAGAACGACCGCATACTGGAAAATTTAATGTTTTCGATGAGCGTGGCGAATATTACTGCGCGGTTTGCGGTAACCATCTTTTCCGTTCCGATGCCAAATTTGCTTCAACTTGCGGATGGCCAAGTTTTTTCGAGGCCGATAAAGAAGGTGTCATCTACAAACGCGATACTTCCTACGGAATGGAAAGGATTGAAGTGTTGTGTAAACGCTGCAACTCGCATTTGGGACACGTTTTCAACGACGGACCAAAACCGACTGGAGTTCGTTTCTGTATGAATTCGGTGAGTTTGGATTTTGTGGGTGATTCGAAGGAAAAATAAAACCACAATGTCACAAAGGAAATTTGAATAATCTTTGTGACTTTGTGGTTAAAAAGTATACCACGAAGAATTCTATAACTAACTCTTTATCGTTTAAACCTAAGTCAAAGGTGCTCCAACCTGGATGTCGCAACGGTGATGCGGCTCTCCGTGTGGCGGATTGAACGCAGGTTTCGGACCAATGTTCTGTGCAGGAGCGGTCGCCGCTGGTTGTGGTGCTGCAGGAATCGGATTCGTGTTGAAGTTTTGATTCACTGCGGGCTGGTTCATTACTTGCGGAGCGGGAGCTGCAGCTTTTGGCGCGCTGTCAATCGGTGCACCTACTTCAATATCACAACGGTGAAAAGGTTCTCCGTGTGGTGGATTAAACTTTGGTTTCTTTCCAGGTTCGGTAGCTGTTTGCGCCAATTGCGGATTTTCTGATGCAGGCACAACTTTTCCCACTTTAAATTCCTGTGGAATAGGTGTAGCGGTGGTTGGTGTGTTCTCAGCTGCCGCTGCAACAGTGGCAGAATCGGTTGCTGCAGGAGTTACAGCTGTCGTTTCCTCTGTATTCTGCGTTTCTGTGGATTGCGCTTTTTTGTCACACGACCATAAAAGCGCCGCGGCAAAAATTAATAACGATACTTTTTTCATATTTTCATTCTTTAAAAATTCACATCCAGTCCAAGATATACATTTGCAGGCATAATCGGTGCGTAAACCATTCCGCCGTCGAAATAATTTCCGAAAGGATTTTTGGCGTCCATAATCGGATTTTTCTGGGTATAACTTGTCAGGTTTTCTCCACCCAAATATACACGAATATTTTTATTAAAAGTTCGGGCAATTTGAGCGTTTAATGTTGCGTAAGAATCTGAATATTGCGGCAAACGAAACTCTTCTGGATTTGATGAGGTATCGGGAATCCGCTGTTTTCCTACGAGGTTCAAAGTGGTATCGAAATTCCAGAATCCTCCTTTTTCATTCTTATCGGTGGAATAACTCAAATTCGCAAACCCTCTGTTTTTAGCCATAAATGGAACTTCCTTTTTTCCAGATAAATATTCGGCCTGCACATCGTAATATTTGTAGGCGAGCCGAACATCAAAATTCTTGGCCACTGAGAAATCCCACTGGGTTTGAAAAGAGTTGGCATAAGAACTCCCGTCGAGATTATAAAATAGAAGTTGGTGTGGCGAAGCATCCAAATCCACCAAAACCTGATCCTTGAAATCAGTACGGAAAAAGTCTGCAACAATTGTGGAATTTCTATTAAATATCTTGAATTCCTGCTGTACGCTTGCTCCGTAATTCCACGCGATTTCGGGTTTCAAACCGTAGATGTTTCCGCCATTTGGAATAATTTGAATCTGTCGGTTTGACGCGAAATAATGTTGGTTTTCTGCAAAAACATTCGCGGTTCTGAAACCTTTCCCTGCAGAAATCCTCAAGATTGTTTGTGGCGTAATGTCGTATTTAAAGTTAAGCCGCGGTGTAAACTGTGTTCCCGCCAAATTATGGAAATCGGTTCTCGCACCTGCAACCAAAGTGTATTTCAGTCCGGTAAATGTATATTCGAAGAACAGTCCGGGAACGGTTTCTGTTCTTTTAAAGTTTTGGATCAGGTAATTTTCATCAAAACGGTCGTAAAGAAAACTTGCACCAGCTTTGTATTTGTGGTTGGTGTTTCCGAAAATACTTTCAAAAATCAAGTTGGAATAAAATGTGTTCTGCTTCCCGTCGTAATTTCGGTTTCCGAAGAAACTGTCCTGTTGATGGTAGGTAAACTGATTCATCCATCCGATGCTTTGGTAAGGTTTTCCCTTAAAAATATAGCCGGTTTTGTTCCACACCTGAAAACGCGAAATGTCGATTCCAACGCCGTAAAGATTTTGCTGCGATTGCGGAATTTTTCGGTCGAAACCTTTTTGTCCCGCAGTTCTTTCATCTCTCAGAAAATTGATTCCGAAATGCGAACCTAATCCACTGTGATCCAAGTCGGAATAATTTAGAAGATAGGCGGCATTGATTTGATTTCCAACCGGTTGATCCAGAAATCCGTCGTTATTGTGATCGGCTTTGTAGAAAGTTCCGTTGCCGTGGAGCAAAATACTTTGGTTCCAGTGATCCGCCAGTTTTTGAGTGGAAGTGATATTTGCCTCCGTCCTTAAATTAGCGTCAACGAAAAGGTTCAGCGACGATTCATTATTCTCATTATACTTTAAAAGTTCAGTATTGATTTGTCCCGTAATGCTTTCGTAACCGTTGGTCACGGTGCTTCCACCTTTTGTTAGCTGGATTCCGCCGATCCATCTTCCGGGAATAAAATTCAGTCCGTATGCAGAAGCAAGTCCGCGGATTTCGGGTAAAAGTTCCTTTGTCAACGCAGTATATTTCTGATCCAAACCGAGCATTTTCAGCTGTTTGGTTCCGGTCACCGCATTGCTGAACGAAACATCGACGGTCGCATTGGTTTCAAAACTTTCGGAGAGGTTACAGCAAGCCGCCTTCAATAATTCTTTTGAATTGATATTGAAGGTGAGGTCTGCACTTTTTTTGTTCAGAGCCGTTGCTTCCTGAATTTTAGTAAGCCGCACTTCTTCGATCGATTTGTCGTAATGTTCCGAAAAAGTCGAGAAATCTTTCTTTGGTTTTGCCGGCTCGTCATGGTGAACCAAATCGCTCTTCACTCCGAATGGCAGAACACGGTCGTACAGACAACATCCGGGAAGGTTTTTGTAAACGTCATCCGATGTGGTAAATAGCTCATTGTCGTGACCAACGTCGGCAATTTTTTTGAGGATGGCTTCAGCGGAAGTTTTTGCTGGATCGAAATCAAGCGTCACTTTTTGGGTTTCTGCATCCCAGTTTGCTGAAGTTGCTCCTGCGTCTTTTGCAGCTTTCTCGATTCGCGTTTTACATGAACCGCAATTTCCGCGAACAAAAAACTCTTTGTCTGCTTTCGTCGGGGTTTCAGTTTTTGTGGTTTTCAAAAAAGAAGGTTCTCTTTCATAATGGCAACATCCCGGAAGTTTTTCATAAACTGAGTCGGGTGCGGTATAAAGTTCGTTGTCGTGACCAACTGCGGCAATCTCCTTTAGGATTTTATCGGTGCTTGTTTTAATAGGGTCAAATTCGATTTGGAGTTTTTGCGTTTCAGCGCTCCATTCTGCGGATTTTGCACCGTTTTTCTTGGCGGTGGTTTCAATGCGTTCCTTGCACATTCCGCAGTCTCCTTTTACAAGAACTGTCGATTTAGTGAGGGTTTGTGCAAATAAAAATTGAGTGGTTAAGAGTGAAAATGCAAATAGCACTTTCAGTAAAGTTTTCATATTGTGAAAATATTTTAATTTAAAAATCGGTTGCCAAAAGAACATTCTTCTGGCTATAAATCAATAAATTAAGCTATTTTCGGCGGTTGCCAAATATTATGGAAATCTGATGAAAAGAAAGAAATTCCGTAACCGAAATTAAGTTGAATTGCACTGAAAGTTTTTTCCGCGCTTTCATAAATTTCGGGTGAAATGTAATTAAAGACAAAATGCATCGAACACGAATGGCAGTTTGCACAGTCGTTTCCGCAATTGTTTTTAGCTGGGTCTTTGGAATTTTCGTCGTGGCACTGCTCCTTTTTGTTTTTATTGCAGCAGTCGTCTTTCTGGGATTTCTGTTCGCAGCACATTTCTGTTTGCTGTGCAAAAAGCATCTGCTTGGGAAGAATAAAGATCCCCAAACTCAAGACAAGCAAAAATATTTTCAGTGTTTTGAACATTCCGGCAAATTTACGGAATAATTTTTATTAATGGTTTTCGGCGTTAAACTTTCTTAAAAGCGAGTTAAATATTTTTAATTCAACCTTTTGATATTTAATAATTTATAATTTTGCCGGGTCAAATTTGTTTAACATAATATCGAATGAAGAAAGTCCTCATATCCTTAATAACCACAATATTTTTTGCCACTTCTTTTTACAGATACGAAGTGCACGAAACGCCAAAAGTTACTTTAACTTCAAAACCTGAAAAATTACTCAACACAACCAGCTCAGCTATCAATTCAGTTTCTGCCACGTCAGATGAAATCTATTCGGGAATTGATTTTTCGGAATTCAATAAACTCAATCCCGAAGTTTTTGAAAAGGCCTATCTCGGTTTTACCAATCTAAAGAAAACAGGAGAACTTGATGAAAATTCCCATCTTCTAACGATCTGCGATTTCTCACTTTCATCGACCAAGAAGCGACTTTGGGTCATTGACCTTAACGAAAAAAAGGTGGTTTTCAATTCCCTTGTTGCCCACGGAAAAAACACGGGTGAGGAATTCGCCCAAAAATTTTCCAATCGGGAAAGTTCGTACCAAAGCAGTTTGGGATTCTACATTACCGATGTGACGTATAACGGCGAAAACGGCTTCTCCCTGAAGCTTTTAGGAAAAGACAGAGGTTATAACGATGCTGCTTTGCAGCGCGCAATCGTGATGCACGGCGCCGATTATGTGAGCGACGATTTCATCAAGCAGCAAAACCGAATCGGCAGAAGTTGGGGTTGTCCCGCAGTTCCGAGAGATTTGGCAGAACCGATTATCAACACCATCAAAGGAAAAAACGTGCTGTTCATTTATTATCCCGACAGCAAATATCTTTCGTCTTCAGAATGGCTGAAAGGTAGTGAAACTGAACTTTAGAAATTCAGACCATCTTCTCAGGTCTCACCCATTCGTCAAACTGCTCCGCGGTAACCAATCCCAAATTGATGGCTTCTTCCTTTAAAGTCGTTCCGTTTTTGTGGGCGGTTTTTGCAATTTTTGCGGCATTTTCATAACCGATGTGCGTGTTGAGAGCGGTTACCAGCATCAGCGATTTTTCGACTAATTCTTTAATTCTTGGTTCATTGGCTTCAATTCCAATTGCGCAGTGTTCGTTGAAAGAATTGCACGCATCGCCCAAAAGTTGCGCGGATTGCAGAAAATTAAATGCCATCACCGGTTTGAAGACATTCAGTTCATAATTTCCCTGAGTTCCGGCGAAAGAAATCGTGGTGTCGTTTCCTAAAACCTGTGCGCAAACCATCGTTAATGCTTCATTCTGTGTGGGATTTACTTTTCCGGGCATAATCGAAGAGCCGGGTTCATTTTCAGGAATAAAGATTTCGCCAATTCCTGAACGCGGACCGGAAGCGAGCATTCGGATATCCTGCGCAATTTTATATAAAGAAACCGCAAGTTGTTTCAGAGCACCATGGGTTTCTACAATCGCATCATGTGCAGCGAGTGCCTCAAATTTATTTTCTGCGGTGATGAACGGATGTCCCGTAAATTGTGTGATGTAATCGGCGACTTTTTCGCTGTAACCTCTTGGGGTGTTCAGTCCGGTTCCGACTGCAGTTCCCCCTAAAGCAAGCTCTGAAAGATGTGGTAAAGTGTTCTTAATCGCCTTCAACGAAAAATTTAGTTGAGCAACATAGCCAGAAAATTCCTGACCCAAAGTTAAAGGTGTCGCATCCATTAAATGCGTTCTTCCAATCTTCACTACTTTTTCAAATTCTCCAGATTTTTTCTCTAAAGTATCACGTAATTTTTCAACGGCAGGAATTGTGTGTTCCACCACTTTCTTGTAAGCCGCAATGTGCATCGCGGTCGGAAATGTGTCGTTTGAACTTTGGGATTTATTCACATCGTCGTTGGGATGAACTTCAGATAGTTCTCCTAAAACTCCACCGTTATTAACGTGAGCTTTGTTGGAAATCACTTCATTCACATTCATATTGCTCTGCGTTCCGCTTCCGGTTTGCCAAATCACCAACGGAAACTGATCATCGAGTTTTCCTTCCAAAATTTCGTCACACACTTTCGCAATCATGTCTCTTTTTGCAGTCGGCAAAACGCCCAAATCTGCATTGGTAAAAGCGGCGGCTTTTTTTAAAACAGCAAATGCTTCAATGATTTCGTGTGGCATTGAACTTTCGGGACCGATTTTAAAATTGTTTCTGGAGCGTTCGGTTTGTGCTCCCCAAAATTTATCGGCGGGTACGCTCACTTCTCCCATCGTATCGTGTTCTTTTCTGTATTTCATAATGAAAAATATTTTACTATAAAGTTAAGGTAAAGTAATGATACCCGAAATCGAAAGCGATTTCTGTTGTCAATTAGAATAATAGATTTTGGACAACTTTGGACAAAAATATTTGGAAAAAATAAGGTAACTTTGTAAAAACAAATAAAACCAGAGAACCTATGAGAATTTTTTTTAACGAATGTGGAAAGGCATTTTAAAAAGTCTTTTCGCCGATAAGAGTATTATATAGTTTAACAGTTTATTAAAAGCAGAGAATTTTTCTGCTTTTTTACTTTATCGAGTGTTTCGAAGACAGAATGAGTTTTAGGGCTTGAAGTTCTAACAACGAGTGCAATCATTTTCAATTTACATAAAAGATTTCTTCACAACGCCCAAATCTGCATTGGTAAAGCAATGGCTTCTTTAAAACGGCAAATATTTCGATGATTTCCTTCGGCATATTCCCCAATTCTGAAATTGTTTCTTGAACGTTCGGTTTGTGCACCCCAAAACTGATCTGCAGGAACCTGCACTTCTCCCATGGTGTCGTGTTCTATATGGTATTCTGTCATGACTTTAAATTTAATTTTCAGAAAGTTAATGAAAACATTTTATACCATGTTCTAAATTCGATTGCAAATATCAATGACAATCAATGATATTCTAATTTTTTGTAGTTTAGAAGTACAATCTAAAAACTAATAATCATGTTAAAAATCTTCATTTTTCTTGTTTTTTCAAGTTTTTTGTATTCCCAAAAACTCTACTCCGTCAATTACTCCAATCAGGCGGATCTGAAAGTGTATGTAGTAAAATACGAAAACCAGGCAGATTTAAAAGTCTATAAAGTCAACTACGAAAATCAGGCAAGAGGAAATGACGGGAAATGGTTTTTTGTAAAATACGAGAATCAAGCCGACAAGAAAATCTATTTTGTGGATTATGAAAACCAAGCCGATTTAAAGATTTACTTTGTGAGATATGAAAATCAGGCAGGTTGGCGAAATAAGAGTAAAATGGCATTAATGTATTAACAGTTTTTTTTACCTACCAATCTTAGGATTCCAAATCCTTGAAGGATTATTTTCATCGAAAAATTTTACATCTACATAAAAGTAATTTTTAATCTACATAAATTATTTCTTCAATCTACATAGAATTTATTTTCAATCTGCATAGTTGAAACTTTCGTGCGATTTTTTTTGTTAATGAAGTTTTGGGGTCTTATTTCAAGAAAAATCCTTCCATCCCTTTATTTCAATATCTTTTACTTTGTACGATTTGTCACCTCCGTAAATCAACAGTTTCCGGTCGATTTGTTCGGGATAGATCTTGGCGAAGTAATGAAGTCCTTTCAGCAGCTTTTCACTGATGGTTTTGGTCGATTTTATTTCGGCGAGATCAAAACTGCCGTTTCCTTCCATAATCAGATCGATTTCGTTGCCGTTGCTGTCGCGCCAATACCAGAAATTTTTCATTTCGTAGCGGTGAGCATTCAGTTTGTGGAGTTCTGCAACCGCATAATTTTCATAGATATTTCCGAACAGGCGGTTTTGGGTAAGTTTTTCTGCACTGTTGATGTTC from Chryseobacterium suipulveris includes:
- a CDS encoding four helix bundle protein, translating into MSFKFKKLRVWQISLEYGEKIYYTSLSFPEHEKNNLSSQIRRAVDSIALNISEGYVGQSNAEFRRFLGYAIRSISEVVTCLYKAKFRKHITDEVFDSHYDTAFQLMNQIVALRNSLK
- a CDS encoding DUF445 domain-containing protein, translating into MNDEQKRIQLRKYKMFATGLFVLMALVFIVTTILQKSDDSHWIGYIRAFSEAAMVGALADWFAVTALFHHPLGLKIPHTNLIENSKEKIGDNLGNFVVSNFLSPQNIRPYIQKLKVSGFVGEWLSKERNQENLVNELSNIVLDILNKLDDSAVVNFIGKKAKEMSDDLKINQIVGNGIEYVLDKNDHQRLITNLSKQIKEYVLKNQEMVKERVKKESYFLVPKFVDDAIAEKITSGLSRYFDEVENDPNHSLRSEITKKLYSFSQEVQQEEKWEEEFRGIKNDFLKEEKLNQYSKDIWNSIKKSLSKELEEEQSALKNYLKKNLAELSVNLQTDEKFQYKIDHWIRVTAYKYILKNTHQFGDLISSTVGNWQGKELSRKLELEVGKDLQFIRVNGTLVGGLVGLVIYTVANFFI
- the msrB gene encoding peptide-methionine (R)-S-oxide reductase MsrB, producing MENSTTKNNPYFSRTDRTKLTIPNEEWKKILDPELYAVAREAATERPHTGKFNVFDERGEYYCAVCGNHLFRSDAKFASTCGWPSFFEADKEGVIYKRDTSYGMERIEVLCKRCNSHLGHVFNDGPKPTGVRFCMNSVSLDFVGDSKEK
- a CDS encoding TonB-dependent receptor domain-containing protein, whose amino-acid sequence is MKTLLKVLFAFSLLTTQFLFAQTLTKSTVLVKGDCGMCKERIETTAKKNGAKSAEWSAETQKLQIEFDPIKTSTDKILKEIAAVGHDNELYTAPDSVYEKLPGCCHYEREPSFLKTTKTETPTKADKEFFVRGNCGSCKTRIEKAAKDAGATSANWDAETQKVTLDFDPAKTSAEAILKKIADVGHDNELFTTSDDVYKNLPGCCLYDRVLPFGVKSDLVHHDEPAKPKKDFSTFSEHYDKSIEEVRLTKIQEATALNKKSADLTFNINSKELLKAACCNLSESFETNATVDVSFSNAVTGTKQLKMLGLDQKYTALTKELLPEIRGLASAYGLNFIPGRWIGGIQLTKGGSTVTNGYESITGQINTELLKYNENNESSLNLFVDANLRTEANITSTQKLADHWNQSILLHGNGTFYKADHNNDGFLDQPVGNQINAAYLLNYSDLDHSGLGSHFGINFLRDERTAGQKGFDRKIPQSQQNLYGVGIDISRFQVWNKTGYIFKGKPYQSIGWMNQFTYHQQDSFFGNRNYDGKQNTFYSNLIFESIFGNTNHKYKAGASFLYDRFDENYLIQNFKRTETVPGLFFEYTFTGLKYTLVAGARTDFHNLAGTQFTPRLNFKYDITPQTILRISAGKGFRTANVFAENQHYFASNRQIQIIPNGGNIYGLKPEIAWNYGASVQQEFKIFNRNSTIVADFFRTDFKDQVLVDLDASPHQLLFYNLDGSSYANSFQTQWDFSVAKNFDVRLAYKYYDVQAEYLSGKKEVPFMAKNRGFANLSYSTDKNEKGGFWNFDTTLNLVGKQRIPDTSSNPEEFRLPQYSDSYATLNAQIARTFNKNIRVYLGGENLTSYTQKNPIMDAKNPFGNYFDGGMVYAPIMPANVYLGLDVNF
- a CDS encoding murein L,D-transpeptidase catalytic domain family protein, with product MKKVLISLITTIFFATSFYRYEVHETPKVTLTSKPEKLLNTTSSAINSVSATSDEIYSGIDFSEFNKLNPEVFEKAYLGFTNLKKTGELDENSHLLTICDFSLSSTKKRLWVIDLNEKKVVFNSLVAHGKNTGEEFAQKFSNRESSYQSSLGFYITDVTYNGENGFSLKLLGKDRGYNDAALQRAIVMHGADYVSDDFIKQQNRIGRSWGCPAVPRDLAEPIINTIKGKNVLFIYYPDSKYLSSSEWLKGSETEL
- the fumC gene encoding class II fumarate hydratase, with the translated sequence MKYRKEHDTMGEVSVPADKFWGAQTERSRNNFKIGPESSMPHEIIEAFAVLKKAAAFTNADLGVLPTAKRDMIAKVCDEILEGKLDDQFPLVIWQTGSGTQSNMNVNEVISNKAHVNNGGVLGELSEVHPNDDVNKSQSSNDTFPTAMHIAAYKKVVEHTIPAVEKLRDTLEKKSGEFEKVVKIGRTHLMDATPLTLGQEFSGYVAQLNFSLKAIKNTLPHLSELALGGTAVGTGLNTPRGYSEKVADYITQFTGHPFITAENKFEALAAHDAIVETHGALKQLAVSLYKIAQDIRMLASGPRSGIGEIFIPENEPGSSIMPGKVNPTQNEALTMVCAQVLGNDTTISFAGTQGNYELNVFKPVMAFNFLQSAQLLGDACNSFNEHCAIGIEANEPRIKELVEKSLMLVTALNTHIGYENAAKIAKTAHKNGTTLKEEAINLGLVTAEQFDEWVRPEKMV
- a CDS encoding DUF6150 family protein → MLKIFIFLVFSSFLYSQKLYSVNYSNQADLKVYVVKYENQADLKVYKVNYENQARGNDGKWFFVKYENQADKKIYFVDYENQADLKIYFVRYENQAGWRNKSKMALMY